One genomic region from Bradyrhizobium icense encodes:
- a CDS encoding FAD-binding protein: MQKFSQKFKTGVSVAAVVVVLLGVYSYRKLQALAADPAGEKDCGPAVGGGEQAKIDLERIKAIAPLKDVKWSQLGGSINDASCLNKTEIYGVVEVRSVEDIAKTLAFARDNKLSVTTAGVRHSMGGHAFRKGGIVLDMRGFNKIVLNESARSVTVQPGATWHDIQNVLHPRFAVRAMQSTDIFTVGGSISVNAHGMDHQAGALAKSIKSMKVMLADGSLRTVSSTENADLFNLVVGGYGLFGVIVEAELDIADNLVYQTGRRVMDYKEFPALFAGEIEGDSNIGLMYGHLSTAPSTFLKELLLYTYTKVDGTDFKRQPLGEVSGTKLRRLTINLSKQGPLFQEIKWLSEKHIEHRMENCTVTRAQAIGSAEACLVNRNDPMHDSVPYLRNSLPDDTDILHEYFIPRSQFVSFVDGMRRVLTDNKTNLLNASVRVVHQENNFLTYSPEPAFSLVLYINQTTDEEGNRRMKKATEELIDLTIAHKGRFFLPYQLYYSKDQLQRSYPQINDFFAAKRKYDPGELFTNTFYQKYAS; this comes from the coding sequence ATGCAGAAATTTTCGCAAAAGTTCAAAACCGGCGTCTCCGTGGCTGCCGTGGTCGTTGTGTTGCTCGGCGTCTACAGCTATCGCAAACTACAGGCGCTGGCGGCCGATCCCGCTGGCGAGAAGGATTGCGGCCCCGCGGTCGGTGGCGGCGAGCAGGCGAAAATCGATCTGGAGCGGATCAAGGCGATTGCGCCGCTCAAGGACGTGAAATGGTCGCAGCTCGGCGGCAGCATCAATGATGCGAGCTGCCTCAACAAGACCGAAATCTACGGCGTGGTCGAGGTACGCAGCGTCGAGGATATTGCCAAGACGCTCGCCTTTGCGCGCGACAACAAGCTTTCCGTCACCACTGCCGGCGTACGCCACAGCATGGGCGGGCACGCCTTCCGTAAGGGCGGCATCGTGCTGGACATGCGCGGCTTCAACAAGATCGTGCTGAACGAGAGCGCGCGATCGGTTACCGTGCAGCCGGGCGCGACCTGGCACGACATCCAGAACGTCCTGCATCCGCGCTTTGCGGTGCGCGCCATGCAGTCGACCGACATCTTTACCGTCGGCGGCTCAATCTCGGTCAATGCCCATGGCATGGACCATCAGGCCGGCGCGCTCGCGAAATCGATCAAGTCGATGAAGGTGATGCTGGCGGACGGTTCGCTGCGCACGGTTTCGTCGACTGAGAATGCGGATCTGTTCAACCTCGTGGTCGGCGGCTATGGCCTGTTCGGCGTGATCGTCGAGGCCGAGCTCGATATTGCCGACAACCTCGTCTACCAGACCGGCCGTCGCGTGATGGACTACAAGGAATTTCCGGCGCTATTTGCCGGCGAGATCGAGGGGGACAGCAATATCGGCCTGATGTATGGCCATCTCTCGACCGCGCCGAGCACGTTCCTGAAGGAATTGCTGCTCTATACCTACACCAAAGTCGACGGCACCGATTTCAAGCGCCAGCCGCTCGGCGAAGTCAGCGGCACCAAGCTGCGACGGCTGACCATCAACCTGTCCAAGCAAGGCCCGCTGTTTCAGGAGATAAAATGGCTGTCCGAGAAGCACATCGAGCACCGCATGGAAAACTGCACGGTGACGCGGGCACAAGCGATCGGATCGGCGGAGGCCTGTCTCGTCAACCGCAATGACCCCATGCACGATTCCGTGCCTTATTTGCGCAACTCGCTGCCTGACGATACCGACATCCTGCACGAATACTTCATTCCGCGCAGCCAGTTCGTCTCGTTCGTCGACGGCATGCGCAGGGTGCTGACCGACAACAAGACCAATCTGCTGAACGCGTCGGTCCGCGTCGTGCATCAGGAGAACAATTTCCTGACCTATTCGCCGGAGCCGGCGTTCTCACTGGTGCTCTACATCAACCAGACCACGGACGAAGAGGGCAACCGGCGGATGAAGAAGGCGACGGAGGAACTGATTGATCTCACCATCGCGCACAAGGGCCGGTTTTTCCTGCCTTACCAGCTCTATTATTCGAAGGATCAGTTGCAGCGATCGTACCCGCAGATCAACGATTTCTTCGCGGCGAAGCGGAAGTATGATCCCGGCGAGTTGTTTACCAATACGTTCTACCAGAAGTACGCTTCGTGA
- a CDS encoding LysM peptidoglycan-binding domain-containing protein, with amino-acid sequence MIKTSMNRMVVPLIGLVATAGIIATIIAIQYIGREPIADKAASDAPKPVTDERAKGPAALATAQAEANAMAAALAGSAAAPESGDGGPAFDVARIEPNGEAVIAGRAAPGVTVELLRNGELHDRVVADQSGQFAMIPPPLPPGTYDLTLRAKQPDGRETISKQSVTVALEPNLKEQPVVALMAPNKPTVVMSQSAQPKAEAAAVVVEAVETEAGGKFHVSGRARAGAPVRLYLNDSFVASVTAGTDGRFAVTINEGIGPGNYRVRLDEVDSKSGAVRGRAEVPFNAPEPVVTASVPPRTSPSKPDSVALPKSQVADASAAALPDVTSSSTVVVPKITTTTVSRGDSLWRISQATYGAGTRYATIYKANREQIRNPNLIYPGQIFVIPSQEANP; translated from the coding sequence ATGATCAAGACATCCATGAACCGAATGGTCGTGCCCCTGATCGGGCTTGTCGCGACTGCTGGCATCATCGCAACGATTATCGCTATCCAGTACATCGGGCGGGAGCCGATTGCTGACAAGGCAGCCAGCGACGCACCAAAGCCGGTCACTGACGAGCGCGCCAAAGGGCCGGCCGCACTTGCAACCGCGCAGGCGGAGGCAAACGCGATGGCGGCCGCGCTGGCCGGATCGGCCGCCGCGCCCGAGAGCGGCGATGGCGGGCCGGCGTTTGACGTCGCCCGCATCGAGCCGAACGGCGAAGCGGTAATCGCGGGACGCGCGGCGCCGGGCGTCACCGTGGAACTGCTGCGCAATGGCGAGCTGCATGATCGCGTGGTCGCGGATCAATCCGGACAATTTGCGATGATCCCACCTCCGCTCCCACCAGGCACCTATGACCTGACGCTGCGCGCCAAGCAGCCGGACGGCAGAGAGACCATATCCAAGCAGAGCGTAACGGTGGCTCTCGAGCCGAACCTGAAGGAACAGCCGGTCGTGGCGCTGATGGCGCCAAACAAGCCCACCGTCGTGATGTCGCAGTCGGCCCAGCCAAAGGCGGAAGCCGCCGCCGTGGTCGTGGAGGCGGTCGAGACCGAGGCCGGCGGCAAATTCCATGTGAGCGGCCGCGCGCGCGCCGGCGCCCCGGTGAGGCTCTATCTGAACGACAGCTTCGTTGCCTCGGTGACGGCCGGGACGGACGGACGCTTTGCCGTCACCATCAATGAAGGGATCGGGCCCGGGAACTATCGCGTAAGGCTGGACGAGGTGGATTCGAAGTCCGGCGCAGTCCGTGGACGTGCCGAGGTGCCGTTCAACGCGCCCGAACCCGTGGTGACCGCGTCGGTGCCGCCGCGGACCTCACCGTCCAAACCAGACTCAGTCGCCCTGCCGAAGTCCCAGGTGGCGGATGCCTCGGCCGCCGCCCTGCCGGATGTCACGAGCTCCTCCACCGTGGTGGTGCCGAAGATCACGACCACCACGGTATCGCGCGGCGATAGCCTCTGGCGAATCAGCCAGGCCACCTATGGCGCGGGCACGCGCTACGCTACGATCTACAAGGCCAACCGAGAGCAAATCCGCAATCCCAACCTCATCTATCCCGGCCAGATCTTTGTCATTCCGAGCCAGGAAGCCAATCCTTAA
- a CDS encoding alpha/beta fold hydrolase — translation MVSNILRWSANGLLVLFLAAILLITSFRMAASIRETSTRAQLAPRTGHLVPTRSGGVFVQEKGPEGGVPVVLFHGTAAWSELWRHTSDVLAAAGFHVIALDLPPFGFSDRPGSYTRQDQAARINDVLDALKAEPAIIVGHSFGAGAATELAMRYPDRARALVLVDAALGLTAAPSDAPWVVQPQWIREILVSLTITNPVATQMLLQSMIAKKERALPEYVAILQWPLAQRDSTSDIANWLLYFLGSDASAASADRNAYAKLEVPVAILWGDKDTITPVEQAHDLRTLLPPDTELTLLPGLGHIPQIEDPGLFNDALLKTLGKL, via the coding sequence GTGGTTTCAAACATTCTGCGCTGGTCGGCCAACGGCCTGCTGGTGCTGTTCCTGGCGGCAATCCTTCTGATCACCTCATTTCGCATGGCGGCATCGATTCGCGAAACCAGCACGCGCGCTCAACTGGCGCCAAGGACCGGCCATCTGGTGCCGACGCGTTCAGGCGGCGTTTTCGTGCAGGAGAAGGGTCCGGAGGGCGGCGTTCCCGTGGTGCTGTTTCACGGCACGGCAGCGTGGAGCGAGCTATGGCGTCATACCAGCGACGTGCTGGCCGCGGCAGGCTTTCATGTGATCGCCCTCGATCTCCCGCCGTTTGGATTCTCGGACCGTCCCGGCAGTTATACGCGGCAGGATCAGGCCGCCCGGATCAACGATGTGCTTGACGCACTGAAAGCTGAGCCCGCCATCATCGTCGGTCACTCCTTCGGCGCTGGTGCTGCGACCGAACTGGCGATGCGATATCCGGATCGGGCGCGCGCATTGGTGCTGGTCGATGCGGCACTCGGATTGACGGCTGCGCCATCGGACGCGCCCTGGGTGGTCCAGCCGCAATGGATTCGCGAAATCCTGGTGTCGCTGACCATCACCAATCCCGTGGCGACGCAGATGCTGCTCCAATCGATGATCGCGAAGAAGGAGCGCGCGCTGCCGGAATATGTCGCGATCCTGCAATGGCCGCTGGCGCAGCGCGACAGCACGAGCGATATCGCCAACTGGCTGCTTTATTTCCTCGGCTCCGATGCCAGCGCCGCGAGCGCGGACCGCAATGCCTATGCGAAACTGGAAGTCCCCGTCGCGATCCTGTGGGGCGACAAGGACACCATCACCCCGGTCGAACAAGCCCACGACCTTCGAACGCTGCTGCCGCCGGATACGGAGCTGACGTTGCTGCCGGGGCTCGGTCACATTCCGCAGATCGAGGATCCCGGCCTGTTCAACGACGCCCTGCTCAAGACACTCGGAAAACTCTAG
- a CDS encoding TolC family outer membrane protein, with product MTRRAARVGHVQRQLLRSGICLAVACLAFAAPAAHGESLPEALAKAYQTNPALNAERARQRATDENVPQALSGYRPQIVATLSAGFQAVRNLLLDNTVQSANLRPWTIGVTVSQTLFNGFRTANSVRVAELQVQAGREALRNVGQGVLLDAVTVYTNVLANQSLVEAQRANVEFLQETLGITQKRLNAGDVTPTDAAQAEARLSRGRADLNAAEVNLAVSQATYLQVIGNAPAVLRPAEAVDRLLPRSRDDATGMAFRGHPAVMAASFDFDVATTSIRVAESSLMPTITLQGSASRSKQSDPTLGTLGTDQASVTGQLTQPIYDGGMAASQTRQAKEIAAQSRQVLDQVRNQARTAAVGAWVANEGAKIAVTASEAEVRAATVALQGVQREAAGGQRTTVDVLNAQQDLILAKARLIGAQRDRVIASYTLLSAIGRLDVKNLRLNTPDYLPEVHYHQVRDAWHGLRTPSGQ from the coding sequence ATGACCAGGCGCGCCGCTAGGGTTGGCCACGTTCAAAGACAGTTGCTTCGATCGGGCATTTGCCTTGCTGTGGCTTGCCTCGCGTTTGCGGCACCGGCTGCGCATGGTGAGAGCCTCCCCGAGGCGCTGGCCAAGGCCTACCAGACCAATCCCGCGCTCAATGCCGAACGCGCCCGCCAGCGCGCCACCGATGAGAACGTGCCGCAGGCGCTTTCGGGTTATCGGCCGCAGATCGTCGCTACTCTCTCCGCCGGCTTTCAGGCGGTACGCAACCTGCTGCTCGACAACACCGTCCAGTCGGCGAATCTGAGGCCATGGACCATCGGCGTGACCGTGTCCCAGACGCTGTTCAACGGCTTCAGGACCGCCAACAGTGTACGCGTGGCGGAATTGCAGGTGCAGGCGGGTCGCGAGGCGCTGCGCAATGTCGGTCAGGGCGTGCTGCTGGATGCGGTCACGGTGTACACCAACGTTCTCGCCAACCAATCGCTGGTCGAAGCCCAGCGCGCCAACGTGGAATTTCTGCAGGAAACGCTCGGCATCACCCAGAAGCGTCTGAATGCCGGCGACGTCACGCCAACCGACGCTGCGCAGGCCGAGGCACGTCTGAGCCGGGGTCGTGCCGATTTGAATGCCGCTGAGGTCAATCTGGCCGTCAGCCAAGCGACTTATCTTCAGGTCATCGGCAACGCACCCGCCGTGCTCCGCCCGGCCGAAGCCGTGGATCGCCTGCTGCCGCGCAGCCGCGACGACGCCACCGGAATGGCCTTCCGCGGGCATCCTGCCGTGATGGCGGCAAGCTTCGATTTCGACGTCGCCACGACCTCGATCCGCGTCGCCGAGAGCAGCCTGATGCCGACGATCACGCTGCAAGGCAGCGCCAGCCGCAGCAAGCAGTCGGACCCCACACTCGGCACCTTGGGGACCGACCAGGCTTCCGTGACCGGCCAGCTCACGCAGCCGATCTATGATGGCGGCATGGCCGCCTCACAGACCCGACAAGCCAAGGAAATCGCGGCCCAAAGCCGGCAGGTGCTGGACCAGGTCCGCAATCAGGCCCGCACCGCCGCGGTCGGCGCCTGGGTCGCCAATGAAGGCGCCAAGATTGCGGTCACGGCATCCGAAGCCGAAGTGCGCGCCGCCACCGTCGCGCTGCAGGGCGTTCAACGGGAGGCGGCCGGCGGCCAGCGCACCACGGTCGACGTGCTTAACGCGCAGCAGGACCTGATCTTGGCAAAGGCACGACTGATCGGCGCGCAGCGCGACCGCGTCATCGCTTCCTATACGCTGCTGAGCGCGATCGGCCGGCTCGACGTCAAAAATCTCCGCCTCAACACGCCGGACTATCTGCCGGAAGTGCACTACCATCAGGTGCGCGACGCCTGGCACGGCCTGCGGACGCCGTCCGGGCAGTAG
- a CDS encoding acetyl-CoA hydrolase/transferase C-terminal domain-containing protein produces MPKLFSDPEAIAEDIIRDVGTNLVVGLPLGLGKANHIVNALYARAAADRAINLTFFSALTLEKPRASSLLERRFISPVIDRLFGGYPDLTYANALHAGELPPNVKVIEFFFLAGKWLHVPFAQQHYISANYTHASSYLLTRGLNVVTQLVAKRVVNGVTRYSLSCNTDTTLDILRAREQGRASFKLIGQVNSELPFMPGLGDLPADEFSAVLDSPATDFPLFAPPAEPVSDTKYAIGLHAASLVPDGGTLQIGIGQVGDALAQGLIVRHRDNAQFRAIVKRLAPGVEPVESAPFAKGIYGVSEMLIEAFLGLLEADILKREVDGVVLHGAFFLGPKSFYRALREMPAEQLARIQMMPVSFTNELYGDEDAKRRARVDARFVNNAMMATLMGAAVSDGLDDGQVISGVGGQYNFVAQAFALQGARSILTLEATRQAGRRTHSNIRWNYGHQTIPRHLRDVFVTEYGVADVRGKSDAETIAAMLAVTDSRFQDELVKIARDAGKLPKAFEIPRAHRENFPERIVDALKPAREAGLLPSFPFGSDFTEVEQRLIPALQLLREAQRMPLRLPGLLWQGMTQPPDAAARECLARLGLDRPTTFAERGYRALVNAALARSRIHDFRRPCERRDP; encoded by the coding sequence ATGCCAAAACTGTTTTCCGATCCCGAAGCGATCGCGGAGGATATCATCCGCGATGTCGGAACCAACCTGGTGGTCGGATTGCCGCTCGGGCTCGGCAAGGCCAACCACATCGTCAACGCGCTCTATGCACGCGCCGCTGCCGACCGCGCGATTAACCTGACGTTCTTTTCCGCGCTGACGCTGGAAAAGCCGCGGGCCTCGAGCCTGCTGGAACGACGTTTCATCAGCCCGGTGATCGATCGCCTGTTTGGTGGCTATCCCGACCTGACCTATGCGAATGCCCTGCATGCCGGAGAGTTGCCGCCCAACGTCAAGGTGATCGAATTCTTTTTCCTGGCGGGCAAATGGCTGCACGTGCCGTTCGCGCAGCAGCATTACATCTCTGCAAACTATACCCATGCTTCGTCCTATCTCTTGACGCGCGGACTGAACGTCGTCACCCAATTGGTCGCGAAACGCGTGGTCAATGGCGTGACGCGCTACAGCCTGAGCTGCAATACCGACACCACGCTCGATATCCTGCGCGCCCGCGAGCAAGGCCGTGCATCGTTCAAGCTGATCGGCCAGGTCAATTCAGAACTACCGTTCATGCCGGGTCTCGGCGATCTGCCGGCGGACGAATTTTCCGCGGTGCTCGACAGCCCCGCGACGGATTTCCCGCTGTTCGCCCCGCCGGCCGAGCCGGTCAGCGACACCAAATATGCGATCGGGCTTCATGCCGCGAGCCTCGTGCCTGATGGCGGCACGCTGCAGATCGGCATCGGGCAAGTCGGCGATGCACTGGCACAGGGGCTGATCGTTCGCCATCGCGACAACGCACAGTTCCGCGCCATCGTGAAGCGGCTTGCGCCTGGCGTGGAGCCGGTGGAGAGCGCGCCGTTCGCGAAGGGGATTTATGGGGTCAGCGAAATGCTGATCGAGGCGTTTCTCGGCCTGCTCGAGGCCGATATTCTCAAGCGCGAGGTCGATGGCGTCGTGCTGCACGGCGCATTTTTCCTCGGGCCGAAATCGTTCTATCGCGCGTTGCGCGAGATGCCGGCCGAGCAACTCGCGCGTATCCAGATGATGCCGGTATCGTTCACCAACGAGCTCTACGGGGACGAGGACGCCAAGCGCCGCGCGCGTGTCGATGCCCGCTTCGTCAACAACGCGATGATGGCGACCCTGATGGGGGCGGCGGTTTCCGACGGCCTCGACGATGGCCAGGTTATCAGCGGTGTCGGTGGACAGTATAATTTCGTCGCGCAGGCGTTCGCGCTTCAAGGCGCGCGGTCGATTCTCACGCTGGAAGCGACGCGGCAGGCGGGCAGGAGGACGCACTCCAACATCCGCTGGAACTACGGCCACCAGACCATCCCGCGGCATCTGCGCGACGTCTTCGTCACCGAATACGGCGTCGCCGATGTCAGGGGCAAATCGGACGCCGAGACCATCGCGGCGATGCTCGCGGTCACGGATTCCCGTTTCCAGGACGAACTGGTGAAGATCGCCAGGGATGCCGGCAAGCTGCCGAAGGCGTTCGAAATTCCGCGCGCGCATCGCGAAAACTTTCCGGAGCGGATCGTGGATGCCTTGAAGCCCGCGCGCGAGGCCGGGCTGTTGCCGTCGTTCCCATTCGGCAGCGATTTTACCGAGGTCGAACAGCGGCTGATCCCGGCCTTGCAGTTGCTGCGGGAAGCGCAGCGGATGCCGCTGCGTCTGCCGGGATTGCTGTGGCAGGGAATGACGCAGCCGCCGGACGCTGCCGCCCGCGAATGCCTCGCGCGCTTAGGACTCGATCGTCCGACGACGTTTGCTGAACGGGGCTATCGCGCATTGGTCAATGCGGCGCTGGCGCGGAGCCGCATACATGATTTTCGTCGTCCCTGCGAACGCAGGGACCCATAA
- a CDS encoding enoyl-CoA hydratase has product MATFENIIVASKGAVGIITLNRPKMLNALSFGVFREIAAAVDDLEADDKIGCILLTGSEKAFAAGADIKEMQPKSFIDMFSSDFTTIGGDRVATCRKPTIAAVSGYALGGGCELAMMCDIIIAADTAKFGQPEITLGTIPGIGGTQRLTRAIGKSKAMDLCLTGRMMDAAEAERSGLVSRVVPADKLMEEAMSAAEKIASMSRPAAAMAKEAINRAFETPLSEGMNVERNLFHSTFALEDRAEGMAAFIEKRKPVNKNR; this is encoded by the coding sequence ATGGCAACATTCGAAAACATCATTGTCGCGAGCAAGGGCGCGGTCGGCATCATTACGCTGAACCGGCCGAAAATGCTCAACGCGCTGTCGTTCGGCGTATTTCGTGAAATCGCTGCCGCCGTCGATGACCTCGAGGCCGACGACAAGATCGGCTGCATCCTGCTCACCGGCAGCGAAAAGGCGTTCGCCGCCGGCGCCGACATCAAGGAGATGCAGCCGAAAAGCTTCATCGACATGTTCTCCAGCGATTTCACCACCATCGGTGGCGACCGCGTCGCCACCTGCCGGAAACCGACGATCGCGGCCGTCAGCGGCTATGCGCTCGGCGGCGGCTGCGAGCTCGCCATGATGTGCGACATCATCATCGCCGCCGACACTGCCAAATTCGGCCAGCCCGAAATCACGCTCGGCACCATCCCGGGCATCGGCGGCACCCAGCGTCTGACGCGTGCGATCGGCAAATCCAAGGCGATGGATCTGTGCCTCACCGGGCGCATGATGGATGCGGCCGAAGCGGAACGTTCCGGCCTGGTCAGCCGCGTCGTACCGGCCGACAAGTTGATGGAAGAAGCGATGTCGGCGGCGGAAAAGATCGCCTCGATGTCGCGGCCCGCCGCCGCGATGGCCAAGGAAGCCATCAACCGCGCGTTCGAGACGCCGCTGTCGGAGGGCATGAATGTAGAGCGCAATCTGTTCCACTCGACCTTTGCGCTGGAAGACCGCGCCGAGGGCATGGCGGCGTTCATCGAGAAGCGCAAGCCGGTGAATAAGAACAGGTAG
- a CDS encoding sigma-70 family RNA polymerase sigma factor gives MRERDDEWTGLMRSAIAGDSAAYHRLLRAVTPVLRAAARRGLARAGQPVDQSEDIVQDILLAVHLKRHTWDVTAPFAPWLFAIARNKLIDALRRRGRRIFVDIDDFAETLPGEAPAETVSPSEVAAQLQTLPARQREVLQSIAVDSASIKDTAAKFSMSEGAVRVALHRGLTSLTAKLREN, from the coding sequence GTGCGCGAACGGGATGACGAATGGACCGGCCTGATGCGGTCGGCCATTGCAGGCGACAGCGCGGCGTATCATCGCCTGCTCAGGGCCGTCACGCCGGTGCTCCGGGCCGCGGCGCGACGCGGTTTGGCGCGGGCAGGGCAACCGGTCGATCAATCCGAGGACATCGTGCAGGACATTTTGCTGGCGGTCCATCTGAAACGGCACACCTGGGACGTCACCGCCCCATTTGCCCCATGGTTGTTCGCGATCGCCCGCAACAAGCTGATCGATGCGTTGCGCCGCCGCGGCCGGCGCATTTTCGTCGATATCGACGATTTCGCCGAGACGCTGCCGGGCGAAGCGCCGGCCGAGACTGTTTCACCAAGCGAGGTCGCCGCCCAGCTCCAGACGCTGCCGGCGCGGCAGCGCGAGGTGCTGCAGTCGATCGCGGTCGACAGCGCCTCGATCAAGGATACGGCGGCGAAATTTTCGATGAGCGAGGGTGCGGTGCGGGTGGCGCTGCACCGGGGGCTGACCAGCTTGACGGCGAAGTTACGGGAAAACTGA
- a CDS encoding NrsF family protein, translated as MDTDQLIRTLAADNAHRARPVGFALMLALLAAAPVSLLMFFTELGVRPDVMVALRNPFFDLKFAVTLALAISAIAVSLHLSRPEASLRGFGWLLLAPVGILTAGIGGEMMMPQRPPMMTRLVGKNSWVCMTAIPLMSLPILAGALLGLRHGAPSRPALSGAIAGLLSAGLAATLYASHCTDDSPLFVAAWYTIATALVAAIGALAGAKLLKY; from the coding sequence ATGGATACCGATCAGCTCATTCGAACGTTGGCGGCCGACAACGCGCACCGCGCGCGCCCGGTCGGCTTCGCGCTGATGCTGGCGCTCTTGGCCGCAGCGCCGGTTTCGCTGTTGATGTTCTTCACGGAACTCGGCGTCAGGCCCGACGTGATGGTTGCGCTGCGCAATCCGTTCTTCGACCTGAAATTCGCGGTGACACTGGCGCTCGCGATCTCGGCGATTGCCGTCAGCCTGCATCTGTCGCGGCCCGAAGCCTCGCTGCGCGGCTTTGGCTGGCTGCTGCTGGCGCCGGTGGGAATTCTGACCGCCGGGATCGGCGGCGAAATGATGATGCCGCAACGGCCGCCGATGATGACGCGGCTGGTCGGCAAGAATTCGTGGGTCTGTATGACGGCGATCCCGCTGATGTCGTTGCCGATCCTGGCCGGCGCGCTGCTCGGATTGCGCCACGGGGCCCCGTCGCGGCCTGCATTGTCGGGAGCTATCGCCGGACTGTTGTCAGCGGGATTGGCGGCAACGCTCTACGCCTCGCATTGCACGGATGATTCACCGCTGTTCGTGGCGGCCTGGTACACGATCGCGACCGCGCTGGTGGCGGCGATCGGCGCGCTCGCCGGAGCGAAGCTGCTGAAATATTAG
- a CDS encoding DUF2336 domain-containing protein, producing MISKTATSPSPGNLLDELQSTLANGTVARRVETLRRVTDLFINGAVDYSDEQVGLFDDVFRCLIDHIETSAKMLLANRLAPIDSAPPLTIRALAFDDVIEVAGPVLSQSMRLDDRTLIENARSKSQAHLMAISTRKTLSGAVTDVLVQRGNDQVIHSTVNNPGAEFTERGFTRLVSRAGGDDDLTACIGMHPSVPRHLYLKLLAKASDTVRQRLEAANPQRAAEVPNAVKEATRRARSATSDITKDTAIAHALVKSLYEDGRLDESEVASFADAGKFDEANASIAALANVPVAIAENMMIESRAEGVMILAKVAGLSWSTVRTIIRMRDELSGAEPTDLAACKDTYERLRPSTAQQVLRFHRMQQNVPA from the coding sequence ATGATTTCGAAGACCGCTACCTCTCCTTCTCCCGGCAACCTGCTCGACGAATTGCAGTCCACGCTTGCGAACGGAACCGTCGCTCGCCGCGTGGAAACGCTGCGCCGGGTAACCGATCTCTTCATCAACGGCGCGGTGGATTATTCGGACGAGCAGGTCGGGCTGTTCGACGACGTCTTCCGGTGCCTGATCGACCACATCGAAACCTCGGCCAAGATGCTGCTGGCCAATCGCCTTGCCCCGATAGACAGCGCCCCGCCGCTCACCATCCGCGCGCTTGCGTTCGACGACGTGATCGAGGTGGCGGGTCCGGTGCTATCGCAATCGATGCGGCTCGACGACAGGACCCTGATCGAGAATGCGCGCAGCAAGAGCCAGGCGCATCTGATGGCGATCTCGACCCGCAAAACGCTGAGCGGTGCGGTCACCGACGTGCTGGTCCAGCGCGGCAACGATCAAGTGATCCATTCGACGGTAAACAATCCCGGCGCGGAATTCACCGAGCGCGGCTTTACCCGCCTTGTCAGCCGCGCCGGAGGCGACGACGATCTCACCGCCTGCATCGGCATGCATCCGTCCGTGCCGCGGCATCTCTACCTGAAACTGCTCGCCAAGGCCTCCGATACGGTGCGGCAGCGGCTGGAGGCCGCCAATCCGCAGCGGGCGGCCGAGGTGCCGAACGCGGTCAAGGAGGCAACGCGGCGCGCGCGCTCGGCGACCTCTGATATCACCAAGGACACCGCGATTGCGCACGCGCTGGTCAAGTCGCTGTACGAGGACGGCCGGCTCGACGAATCCGAGGTGGCGTCGTTTGCCGATGCCGGGAAATTCGACGAGGCCAATGCCTCGATTGCGGCGCTCGCCAACGTGCCGGTGGCAATCGCCGAGAACATGATGATCGAAAGCCGGGCCGAAGGTGTGATGATTTTGGCGAAGGTCGCAGGGCTGTCGTGGTCGACGGTCAGGACCATCATCAGGATGCGCGACGAACTGTCCGGCGCGGAGCCGACCGATCTTGCGGCCTGCAAGGACACCTATGAGCGGTTGCGGCCGTCGACGGCGCAGCAGGTGCTGCGCTTCCACCGCATGCAGCAGAACGTGCCGGCGTAA